The Bos mutus isolate GX-2022 chromosome 7, NWIPB_WYAK_1.1, whole genome shotgun sequence genome window below encodes:
- the LOC102265586 gene encoding olfactory receptor 7A17, which produces MKPQNDTRISEFFLLGFSDAPALQPLIFGLFLSMYLISVFENLLIILAVNSDSHLHTPMYFFLSNLSFVDICFTSTTIPKMLWNIQTQSKVITYEGCITQMYFFVLFAVLDDLLLTVMAYDRFVAICHPLHHTVIMNPWLCGVLVLMSWIMGVLNSLLQSLIVLDLTFCEDLEIPQFFCELNQVIQLACSDTFLNNMMICFTSLLLAIGPLAGILYSYSKIISSIYRIASTQEKYKAFSTCASHLLVVSLFYCTSLRVYLGSAGTHSSHSSATASVMYTVVTPMMNPFIYSLRNKDIKRALKAFMGQQL; this is translated from the coding sequence ATGAAACCACAGAATGATACAcgaatttcagaattttttcttctGGGATTCTCAGATGCACCAGCACTTCAGCCCCTCATATTTGGGCTTTTCCTCTCCATGTACTTGATCTCTGTATTTGAGAACCTGCTCATCATCCTGGCTGTCAACTCagactcccacctccacacccccatgtacttcttcctctccaacctgtCCTTTGTAGACATCTGtttcacctccaccaccatcccaAAGATGCTGTGGAACATCCAGACACAGAGCAAAGTTATAACTTATGAAGGCTGCATCACACAGATGTATTTTTTTGTACTCTTTGCAGTGTTGGATGACTTACTCCTGACTGTGATGGCCTATGATCGCTTCGTGGCCATATGTCACCCCCTGCACCACACGGTCATCATGAATCCCTGGCTCTGTGGAGTGCTGGTGCTGATGTCCTGGATCATGGGTGTCCTGAACTCTTTGCTACAAAGTTTAATAGTTTTGGATCTGACCTTCTGTGAAGACTTAGAAATCCCccaatttttctgtgaactcaATCAGGTCATCCAACTTGCGTGTTCTGACACCTTTCTTAACAACATGATGATATGTTTTACATCACTGCTTCTGGCCATTGGTCCCCTGGCTGGAATCCTCTACTCTTACTCTAAGATAATTTCCTCCATATATAGAATAGCATCAACTCAGGAGAAGTATAAAGCATTTTCTACCTGTGCATCTCACCTCTTGgttgtttccttattttattgTACAAGCCTCAGAGTGTACCTTGGCTCTGCTGGTACCCACAGCTCCCACTCAAGTGCAACAGCCTCAGTGATGTACACTGTGGTCACACCCATGATGAACCCTTTCATCTACAGTCTGCGGAATAAAGACATAAAGAGAGCTCTGAAAGCATTTATGGGACAGCAGCTCTAA
- the LOC102268570 gene encoding LOW QUALITY PROTEIN: olfactory receptor 7C2 (The sequence of the model RefSeq protein was modified relative to this genomic sequence to represent the inferred CDS: inserted 2 bases in 1 codon; substituted 2 bases at 2 genomic stop codons): MEINQTRSFLLLGFTEDPDLQPLFFGLFLFLYLVTFAGNLAIILAIISDPHLHTPMYFFLSNLSFANINFTSTTIPKMLWNIQTXSKVITYEGCIIQIFLFFVFGCLDILILSVMAYDRFVAICHPLHYMVIINPWVCGTLTVGSWCLSVTSSLLETXTVLRLSFCMNMKIPHFFCNLLKVLKFTCSDTLINNVVVCFVAIILGVFPLFXILFSYSQIFSSILRISSARGKYKAFSTCGSHLFVISLFYSTGLGVYLSSAVTSSSRTILVASVMYTVVTPMMNTFIYSLRNRDMKGTLGRLLSRAPSLNDGIVVGLS, from the exons ATGGAAATAAACCAAACAAGAAGCTTTCTCCTCCTGGGATTCACAGAGGACCCAGACCTGCAGCCTCTCTTCTTTGGGCTGTTTCTGTTCTTGTACCTGGTCACATTTGCTGGGAACCTGGCCATCATCCTGGCCATCATCTCAgacccccacctccacacccccatgtacttctttctctccaacctgtcatttgcaaatatcaatttcacctccaccaccatcccaAAGATGCTGTGGAACATCCAGACATAGAGCAAAGTTATCACTTATGAAGGCTGCATCATCCagatatttttgttctttgtatttggaTGCTTGGACATTTTAATCCTGagtgtgatggcctatgaccgctttGTGGCCATCTGTCACCCTCTGCACTATATGGTCATCATTAACCCTTGGGTCTGTGGGACACTGACTGTGggttcctggtgcctcagtgtcACAAGCTCCCTGCTTGAGAC GACTGTTTTGAGGCTGTCCTTCTGCATGAACATGAAGATCCCACACTTTTTTTGCAATCTTCTTAAAGTCCTGAAGTTCACATGTTCTGACACCCTCATCAATAACGTAGTGGTGTGTTTTGTGGCTATTATTCTAGgtgtttttcctctcttttgaaTCCTCTTTTCTTACTCTCAGATTTTCTCCTCCATCCTTAGAATTTCATCAGCCAGGGGCAAGTATAAAGCTTTTTCCACCTGTGGATCTCAcctttttgtgatttctttgttttatagCACAGGCCTAGGGGTCTACCTCAGTTCTGCAGTCACTTCATCCTCTAGGACAATTCTGGTGGCCTCAGTGATGTACACTGTGGTCACCCCCATGATGAACACCTTCATCTACAGTCTGAGGAACAGAGACATGAAGGGGACCCTAGGGAGACTCCTCAGCAGGGCACCATCTCTCAATGATGGGATTGTTGTAGGACTCTCATAA